From one Caldithrix abyssi DSM 13497 genomic stretch:
- a CDS encoding sigma-54-dependent transcriptional regulator → MMKIKVLIVDDDTLLSDEMAAFLSRNGYSVEQAQTLTEARSTVSAFAPDILLLDLKLPDGSGLDLLPEIRDKLPQTTIILLSGYGSIPEVVTAIKQGAEDFLTKPLDPDHLLLRLQKVQTHKQLSTRLKILELDWENQRQMIIGQSRKMQEVIKQSQAVAQGNTTVLISGETGTGKHLLAYYIHQNSPRSEAPFVYVNCATLSDQLLDSDLFGHEKGAFTGAVRQKEGRVELARGGTLFLDEIGELPITLQAKLLHFIEYGEFQRVGGTKTLRANVRIICATNRNLQQEIEQGRFREDLYFRINVVRVEIPPLRERPEDIPELFDFFLQKFCRELGKPLLNPQFDS, encoded by the coding sequence ATGATGAAAATCAAAGTTTTAATCGTTGACGACGACACACTTTTGAGCGATGAGATGGCCGCTTTTCTTTCCAGGAATGGCTACTCCGTCGAACAAGCCCAAACCCTGACAGAAGCGCGGAGCACGGTCAGCGCTTTTGCGCCGGATATTCTATTGCTGGATTTAAAACTACCTGACGGCAGCGGTCTGGATTTACTACCTGAAATAAGGGATAAACTTCCGCAAACAACCATCATTCTACTCAGCGGCTACGGTAGTATCCCGGAGGTGGTTACGGCCATTAAACAGGGAGCGGAAGATTTTTTAACCAAGCCGCTGGATCCCGATCATCTTTTGCTCCGCTTGCAAAAGGTACAGACCCACAAGCAGTTAAGTACACGATTGAAAATATTAGAATTAGACTGGGAAAATCAACGCCAGATGATCATCGGGCAGAGCCGCAAAATGCAGGAGGTTATTAAGCAAAGTCAGGCGGTGGCTCAGGGCAATACCACCGTGCTCATTAGCGGCGAAACAGGAACGGGCAAGCACCTGCTGGCCTATTATATCCATCAGAACAGTCCTCGTAGTGAGGCACCGTTTGTTTACGTCAATTGCGCCACCCTGTCAGACCAGCTTCTGGACAGCGATCTGTTCGGCCATGAAAAAGGCGCTTTTACCGGGGCCGTGCGACAAAAAGAAGGGCGAGTGGAATTGGCTCGCGGCGGCACCCTGTTTCTGGATGAAATCGGCGAGCTGCCCATAACGTTGCAGGCTAAATTACTGCATTTTATTGAATACGGCGAATTCCAGCGGGTGGGCGGAACAAAAACGCTGCGCGCCAATGTGCGGATCATTTGTGCTACGAACCGCAACCTGCAACAGGAAATCGAACAGGGACGCTTCCGGGAAGACCTGTATTTTCGCATCAATGTGGTGCGTGTGGAAATTCCGCCTCTGCGCGAGCGTCCGGAGGATATTCCGGAATTGTTCGATTTTTTTCTGCAGAAATTTTGCCGGGAATTGGGCAAGCCTCTGTTGAACCCCCAGTTTGACAGTTAA